The proteins below are encoded in one region of Myxococcales bacterium:
- a CDS encoding flavin monoamine oxidase family protein: protein MFDAEVIVVGAGIAGLTAARELSRAGQSVLVLEARERVGGRTFSGELDGAEVDWGGEWIGDGQPLVHSLIEELGLRTFPTFDQGRKVLELRGQISTYAGTIPRMAPWKLAQMQAAIWVIDAWARRLDPAAPWRHARAELWDGTTLDAMRRKLMWSEDARTTMDAAMRTIFGADSSELSLFHALSYVRSAGGLERMIATEGGFQHERIAGGAQAIALALADRLGAERVKLGTPVAAIKQDGEGVSVTSRAGQTWRARHAIVAVPVPLAEQIEFSPGLPRARSELQKGAPMGAAVKCFLRYERTFWRDRGLSGEAASADGPISVTFDQSSEDGRTACLLAFIGGPPARSWHRLDPREKQRIVTDKLARFFGDEARHPLSYAECDWTKEEWSGGGPVALFASGILSRHGHALREPVGRLHFAGTESARRCMGFMEGAIESGKRAAAELSPAGAEAEHGA, encoded by the coding sequence GTGTTCGATGCCGAGGTCATCGTAGTGGGAGCGGGCATCGCGGGACTCACCGCGGCGCGCGAGCTCTCACGGGCAGGGCAAAGTGTGCTGGTGCTCGAGGCGCGCGAGCGCGTCGGCGGTCGCACCTTCAGTGGTGAGCTCGACGGCGCCGAGGTCGACTGGGGCGGGGAGTGGATCGGCGACGGTCAGCCGCTCGTGCACAGCCTGATCGAGGAGCTGGGGCTCCGGACCTTTCCCACCTTTGATCAGGGCAGAAAGGTGCTCGAGCTGCGGGGACAGATCTCCACCTACGCCGGGACCATCCCGCGCATGGCGCCCTGGAAGCTCGCCCAGATGCAAGCCGCCATCTGGGTCATCGACGCCTGGGCTCGCCGCCTCGATCCGGCCGCGCCCTGGCGGCACGCTCGCGCGGAGCTCTGGGACGGAACGACGCTGGACGCGATGCGACGCAAGCTCATGTGGAGCGAGGACGCACGCACCACGATGGACGCCGCCATGCGCACCATCTTCGGCGCCGACTCGAGCGAGCTGTCGTTGTTTCACGCGCTGAGCTACGTGCGGTCCGCCGGCGGGCTCGAGCGCATGATCGCGACCGAGGGCGGCTTTCAGCACGAGCGCATCGCCGGCGGGGCGCAGGCCATCGCGCTGGCGCTCGCCGACCGACTCGGCGCGGAGCGGGTGAAGCTCGGCACTCCGGTCGCTGCCATCAAGCAGGATGGCGAAGGGGTCAGCGTGACCAGCAGGGCCGGGCAGACCTGGCGCGCAAGACACGCCATCGTAGCCGTGCCGGTTCCGCTCGCGGAGCAGATCGAGTTCAGCCCTGGATTACCCCGAGCGAGGAGCGAGCTGCAGAAGGGCGCCCCCATGGGAGCTGCGGTGAAATGTTTCCTGCGCTACGAGCGCACCTTCTGGCGCGACCGCGGTCTGTCGGGCGAAGCCGCCAGCGCCGATGGTCCGATCTCGGTCACGTTCGATCAGTCGAGCGAGGACGGACGCACTGCGTGTCTCCTGGCGTTCATCGGGGGACCGCCGGCGCGGAGCTGGCATCGCCTAGACCCCAGGGAAAAACAGCGCATCGTCACCGACAAGCTGGCGCGGTTTTTCGGCGACGAGGCCAGACACCCGCTGTCCTACGCGGAGTGCGACTGGACCAAGGAGGAGTGGAGCGGGGGCGGCCCCGTGGCATTGTTCGCGAGTGGTATTCTCTCGCGCCATGGTCACGCGCTCAGAGAGCCCGTCGGTCGTCTGCACTTTGCCGGCACCGAGAGCGCGCGCCGCTGTATGGGATTCATGGAGGGCGCCATCGAGTCGGGAAAGCGAGCAGCCGCAGAGCTCTCCCCGGCGGGAGCGGAGGCAGAGCATGGCGCCTGA
- a CDS encoding glycerophosphodiester phosphodiesterase, with amino-acid sequence MRWVGAGALAVFLLGCGDDPKEDTPKGCNPSKDRLLSCAPLLIAHRGGGALMPEETLPAFDNASTIGADVLELDVHSTADDEIVCLHDDEVNRTTDGTGLVHDFTLAELRKLDAGYAFTQDQGATHPWRGKGVTIPTLAEVLDAHPTAWWSIEIKQTTPGIVDLVLAVLDEEGAAPRSVLVSFSDDVVQEVRAKRPNQLTGMGLGEMLELSTVSDETEADYTPATRLVQPPYASLDAALVARANRLGLVLHAWTVNDETDMNALLDLGVHGIMTDDPALLKTVIDAR; translated from the coding sequence GTGCGCTGGGTCGGCGCGGGCGCACTCGCCGTCTTCCTGCTTGGCTGCGGCGATGATCCCAAAGAAGACACCCCGAAGGGCTGCAATCCGAGCAAGGACCGCTTGCTCAGCTGCGCGCCCCTCTTGATCGCACACCGCGGAGGCGGCGCGCTGATGCCGGAGGAGACCCTCCCGGCCTTCGACAACGCCAGCACAATCGGTGCCGACGTGCTCGAGCTCGACGTGCACTCTACGGCTGACGACGAGATCGTCTGTTTGCACGACGACGAGGTCAATCGCACCACCGACGGGACAGGACTCGTCCACGACTTCACCCTCGCCGAGCTGCGGAAGCTGGACGCTGGGTACGCTTTCACCCAGGACCAAGGAGCGACCCACCCCTGGCGCGGCAAGGGAGTGACCATCCCGACGCTGGCGGAGGTGCTCGACGCTCACCCGACCGCGTGGTGGTCGATCGAAATCAAACAGACGACACCCGGCATCGTCGATCTCGTGCTGGCGGTGCTCGACGAGGAGGGCGCTGCGCCCCGCAGCGTGCTGGTCTCCTTTTCGGATGATGTCGTGCAAGAGGTCCGGGCGAAACGGCCCAACCAGCTCACCGGCATGGGACTCGGCGAGATGCTCGAACTGTCCACCGTCTCCGATGAAACGGAGGCCGACTACACGCCGGCCACGCGCCTGGTCCAGCCCCCGTATGCCTCGCTCGACGCGGCGCTGGTGGCGCGGGCCAACCGGCTGGGCCTCGTCCTGCACGCATGGACCGTCAACGACGAGACCGACATGAATGCGTTGCTCGACCTGGGTGTGCACGGCATCATGACCGACGACCCGGCACTGCTCAAAACCGTGATCGACGCGCGCTGA
- a CDS encoding B-box zinc finger protein, with protein MPLARCSAHPVETALARCQRCSALLCGDCFRLYAGGKPCCDACAVELSSGPASRWPFAIAFAAIALAISFAGYRLEGSVEIWGISAVVAVVVAVVLGFTGPSSSATASVELSEREPDLEPADQLLVRAAQPYRVRVARVARRIVPLSGRATALVMTAALVLSAVVLPLGLKLPHWIEAELVVGVWWLAVASLLTGLLYTGRRLAEDHRLALGVRGSHDGGDKAAKGAKSPLGDLAGCGSAAGCGEVIAVVAVLAVAAAAAWLVVEIVLPVAVFAVYFFLVKAVGRVARDQHDCEGRLGRAMLWGAAWASVYAVPIALLILTIQAVVQLRAH; from the coding sequence GTGCCCCTCGCGCGCTGCTCCGCACACCCCGTCGAAACCGCGCTGGCGCGCTGTCAGCGCTGCAGCGCGCTCTTGTGTGGGGATTGCTTCCGGCTGTACGCCGGCGGTAAGCCGTGTTGTGACGCGTGCGCGGTGGAGCTGAGCTCGGGGCCCGCTTCCCGCTGGCCTTTCGCGATCGCGTTTGCAGCGATCGCGCTCGCGATCTCGTTCGCGGGCTACCGGCTCGAGGGCAGCGTCGAGATTTGGGGAATCAGCGCCGTGGTGGCCGTGGTCGTCGCGGTCGTGCTCGGTTTCACGGGCCCGTCATCCAGTGCGACCGCGAGCGTCGAGCTCAGCGAACGCGAGCCCGATCTCGAGCCGGCGGACCAGCTGCTGGTGCGGGCCGCACAGCCCTATCGTGTGCGGGTCGCACGGGTCGCGCGCCGCATCGTGCCGCTCTCGGGGCGCGCGACGGCATTGGTCATGACCGCCGCCCTCGTGCTCTCGGCGGTGGTGTTGCCGCTCGGCCTGAAGCTGCCGCATTGGATCGAGGCGGAGCTCGTGGTCGGGGTCTGGTGGCTGGCCGTTGCGTCCCTTCTGACTGGGTTGCTCTACACCGGGCGCCGCTTGGCGGAAGACCATCGGCTCGCGCTCGGCGTCCGCGGCTCCCACGACGGGGGCGACAAGGCGGCGAAAGGCGCCAAGAGCCCCCTCGGGGATCTCGCGGGCTGCGGCTCAGCCGCTGGCTGCGGAGAAGTCATCGCAGTCGTAGCCGTGCTGGCGGTCGCGGCGGCAGCCGCCTGGCTCGTGGTCGAGATCGTCCTCCCCGTCGCGGTGTTCGCCGTCTACTTCTTCCTGGTGAAGGCCGTGGGCCGGGTGGCTCGAGATCAGCACGACTGCGAGGGCAGGCTCGGCCGCGCCATGTTGTGGGGCGCGGCGTGGGCGAGTGTCTACGCGGTCCCGATCGCTCTGCTCATCTTGACCATCCAGGCGGTCGTGCAGCTGAGAGCCCATTGA
- the dauA gene encoding C4-dicarboxylic acid transporter DauA, which translates to MVRKRVALAASLFPIATTLKLGAALRERLRAGYGRRDLTRDILAGLVVGVVALPLSMALSVASGAPPQNGLYTAIVAGAVIALLGGSPVQVSGPTAAFVVLLTPVSARFGLGGLLMATVLAGTMLVVMGIARLGRLMQFVPYPVVSGFTAGIATVIGLLQLKDFLGLTVVKMPEHTPERAVALISALPSARWEDVVIGSSTLFVLIVWPKLTQRLPAPLVALAFGGLLAFGLTRLVHGFRVDTIATRFSYVLDGVSQPGIPRAPPMPFLPWELLGPDGKPLGLSLDLLRQLSGPAFAIAMLGAIESLLSAVVADGMAGTTHDPDVELIAQGVGNIVAPFFGGFAATGAIARTATNVRYGARSPIAAIVHSAFVLVAVLVLAPLLGHLPMASLAALLLIIAWNMSEVRHVIRMARIAAKSDVAVLATCFSLTVIFDMVVSVTVGVMLAAMLFMRRMAEVSNAELVGAGGQFAGVRVPEGVTLYRIEGPLFFGAAQKAMHTFSEIGTETKVVIFDISAVPVMDATGIVNLESALERLQRRNALAIVLGAREQPQALIDRAGLVGATGVHMCGDLAEALSQAEDFIEARVHSVKPPSVGHARQKS; encoded by the coding sequence ATGGTCAGAAAAAGGGTGGCACTCGCCGCGTCCCTGTTTCCCATCGCCACCACGCTGAAGCTGGGCGCGGCGCTTCGGGAGCGCCTGCGAGCGGGCTACGGTCGACGCGACCTAACCCGGGACATCTTGGCCGGGCTCGTCGTCGGGGTCGTGGCGCTACCGCTCAGCATGGCGCTCTCTGTCGCCAGCGGCGCGCCACCTCAGAACGGCCTCTACACCGCCATCGTCGCAGGAGCAGTCATCGCGCTCCTGGGCGGCTCGCCGGTGCAGGTATCGGGACCCACCGCCGCGTTCGTCGTGCTCCTGACCCCGGTGTCGGCGAGATTCGGGCTCGGCGGGCTCCTGATGGCTACCGTCCTCGCGGGCACGATGCTGGTGGTCATGGGGATTGCACGCCTCGGCCGCTTGATGCAGTTCGTCCCGTACCCGGTGGTCAGCGGGTTCACGGCCGGCATCGCGACCGTGATCGGGCTCTTGCAGCTGAAGGACTTTCTGGGGCTCACGGTGGTGAAGATGCCGGAGCACACCCCCGAGCGAGCGGTTGCGCTGATTTCCGCCCTCCCGAGCGCGCGCTGGGAAGATGTCGTGATCGGCAGCTCCACGCTGTTTGTGTTGATCGTCTGGCCGAAGCTGACCCAACGCTTACCCGCCCCTCTGGTTGCGCTGGCGTTTGGCGGCCTGCTGGCCTTCGGACTGACTCGTCTCGTCCACGGCTTCCGCGTCGACACGATCGCGACTCGTTTCAGCTACGTGCTCGACGGCGTTTCGCAGCCGGGGATCCCACGCGCGCCACCGATGCCATTCTTGCCTTGGGAGCTTCTGGGCCCGGACGGCAAACCCCTCGGGCTCTCCCTCGATCTGCTCCGGCAGCTGTCAGGCCCGGCGTTTGCGATCGCGATGCTCGGGGCAATCGAGTCATTGCTTTCTGCGGTCGTTGCCGATGGCATGGCTGGCACCACACACGACCCCGACGTCGAGCTGATCGCCCAGGGTGTCGGGAACATCGTGGCGCCGTTCTTCGGCGGCTTCGCGGCCACGGGGGCCATCGCCCGCACAGCGACCAACGTCCGTTACGGTGCGCGCTCACCCATCGCCGCCATCGTGCACTCGGCGTTCGTGCTGGTGGCAGTGCTCGTGCTGGCTCCACTGCTCGGCCATCTGCCCATGGCATCCCTCGCCGCTCTGCTCCTGATCATTGCCTGGAACATGAGCGAAGTCCGCCACGTGATCCGCATGGCGCGCATCGCCGCGAAGAGTGACGTCGCCGTGCTCGCGACCTGCTTTTCACTCACGGTGATCTTCGACATGGTCGTCTCCGTGACCGTGGGTGTGATGCTCGCGGCGATGTTGTTCATGCGCCGCATGGCGGAGGTGTCGAACGCGGAGCTCGTGGGGGCCGGTGGCCAGTTTGCCGGAGTTCGCGTGCCGGAAGGCGTTACGCTCTATCGCATCGAGGGGCCGCTGTTCTTTGGCGCCGCCCAGAAGGCCATGCACACGTTTTCGGAGATCGGCACCGAGACCAAGGTCGTGATCTTCGACATCTCGGCCGTACCGGTCATGGACGCAACGGGCATCGTCAACCTGGAGAGCGCCCTCGAGCGGCTGCAGCGGCGGAACGCGCTGGCGATCGTCCTGGGCGCTAGAGAGCAGCCGCAGGCTCTGATCGACCGAGCAGGATTGGTCGGCGCGACGGGCGTCCACATGTGCGGGGATCTGGCCGAAGCCCTGAGCCAAGCCGAGGACTTCATCGAGGCGCGAGTCCACTCGGTGAAACCTCCCTCCGTCGGGCACGCGCGCCAGAAGAGCTGA
- a CDS encoding DUF4336 domain-containing protein has protein sequence MKPGRYTIFPGRETATRAGDLGGQRLEPSSRAGRDSVLRSGYSGAPMVNPLEPFAEDLWTLSRPQKFWGVETGTRTTVIRLSSGGLFVHCPVALDAATRREVDALGPVEAVVAPSLFHHLYVGEWLSAYPHAQVWACPMLERKRSDLAWTGVLGDAPVDVWKADVQQAAFTARFENEIVFFHPKSRTLVCADALLNLSRHPSRMTRAAARLMMNTGPGKGYLERIAVRDYRLGRRQVDRIAEWDIDKITLAHGDQIQRDGRQTLLEAYSWL, from the coding sequence ATGAAGCCGGGACGATACACGATATTTCCGGGGCGCGAGACCGCGACGCGAGCAGGAGATCTCGGTGGGCAGCGGCTCGAGCCCAGCTCTCGAGCGGGGCGCGACTCGGTACTGCGGAGCGGCTACTCTGGCGCACCGATGGTCAACCCACTCGAGCCCTTCGCCGAAGACCTCTGGACCCTCTCGCGGCCGCAGAAATTTTGGGGTGTGGAGACCGGTACACGCACGACCGTCATCCGCCTTTCTAGTGGCGGGTTGTTCGTCCACTGTCCGGTCGCGCTCGACGCGGCGACCCGCCGCGAGGTCGACGCCCTCGGCCCTGTCGAGGCGGTCGTCGCACCGAGTCTGTTTCACCACCTGTACGTCGGAGAGTGGCTCTCGGCTTACCCCCACGCGCAGGTCTGGGCCTGCCCCATGCTCGAACGCAAGCGCTCCGACCTGGCCTGGACCGGGGTGCTCGGTGACGCGCCGGTCGACGTGTGGAAGGCCGACGTCCAGCAGGCGGCCTTCACCGCGCGCTTCGAGAACGAGATCGTATTTTTCCATCCGAAGAGCCGCACGCTGGTGTGCGCGGACGCACTCTTGAACCTGTCGCGCCACCCTTCGCGCATGACACGCGCTGCGGCTCGCTTGATGATGAACACGGGACCGGGCAAAGGTTACCTGGAGCGCATCGCGGTTCGCGACTACCGCCTCGGCCGCCGACAGGTCGACCGCATCGCAGAATGGGACATCGACAAGATCACCCTGGCTCATGGCGACCAGATCCAGCGCGACGGTCGCCAGACCTTGCTCGAAGCGTACTCGTGGCTCTGA
- a CDS encoding HNH endonuclease, with protein MPLLSSVSDLELRERLSAAVSSERAASTDVVFHLAELDRRKLYLEDACSSLFAYCVERLGYSEDGANKRVRVARLAQRFPQILDELASGNVHLTGLFLLSRHLTEDNVEQLLAEARGKSKRQLEELIARWSPQPDVPTTLTTMAPEPAQTELSTVSGAGNSVPPPRPSMHRARLEPLSPTTVRLELTARVELRDKLEQARNLLSHEIPSGDLATLLELGLDLLIAAAIQRRSGAGKPRKRRETKPGSRHVPVDVQREVWERDADQCTFRDAEGRRCSETRFLTIEHIVPFAKGGPTTVDNCCLLCSAHNSYRARQVFGEEHIQNEIAGARSRRETNRTPAPAVAAAPEPEVFEKVRSALVLSGFKRAQARHAVEHVRLRGIEPRVEPLLRAAIAVLTP; from the coding sequence ATGCCTCTCCTCTCTTCCGTCTCCGATCTCGAGCTCCGCGAACGCCTCTCGGCTGCCGTCAGCAGCGAGCGCGCCGCATCGACGGACGTCGTCTTTCACCTGGCGGAGCTCGACCGCCGCAAGCTTTATCTCGAGGACGCGTGCTCGTCGCTCTTCGCGTACTGCGTGGAGCGCCTGGGGTACTCCGAGGACGGCGCCAACAAGCGCGTGCGCGTCGCCCGCCTGGCACAGCGCTTTCCTCAGATCCTCGACGAGCTCGCGTCCGGCAACGTGCACCTGACCGGGCTGTTTCTCCTCTCCAGGCACCTCACGGAGGACAACGTCGAGCAGCTCCTCGCCGAGGCTCGAGGGAAGTCGAAGCGTCAGCTCGAAGAGCTCATCGCCCGCTGGTCTCCGCAGCCGGACGTGCCGACCACCTTGACCACGATGGCGCCCGAGCCCGCGCAGACGGAGTTGTCAACAGTGTCCGGGGCAGGTAACTCTGTGCCACCGCCTCGGCCCTCGATGCATCGTGCTCGTCTCGAGCCCCTCTCGCCGACGACTGTTCGGCTGGAGCTCACCGCCCGCGTCGAGCTCCGCGACAAGCTCGAGCAAGCCCGCAACCTGCTCAGCCACGAGATCCCCAGCGGCGACCTGGCGACGCTCCTCGAGCTCGGCCTCGACCTGCTGATCGCGGCCGCGATCCAACGTCGCTCGGGCGCGGGCAAGCCGCGCAAGCGTCGCGAGACGAAGCCGGGCTCGCGGCACGTGCCCGTCGATGTCCAGCGGGAGGTGTGGGAGCGGGACGCTGACCAGTGCACCTTCCGCGACGCCGAGGGGCGTCGATGCTCGGAGACCCGCTTCTTGACCATCGAGCACATCGTTCCCTTCGCGAAGGGCGGACCGACCACCGTGGACAACTGCTGCCTGCTCTGCTCGGCTCACAACTCGTACCGAGCGCGACAGGTGTTCGGCGAAGAGCACATCCAGAACGAGATCGCCGGGGCTCGCTCTCGCCGCGAAACGAACCGCACGCCAGCGCCTGCGGTCGCGGCCGCGCCCGAGCCCGAAGTGTTCGAGAAGGTGCGCTCGGCGCTGGTGCTCTCGGGGTTCAAGCGGGCCCAGGCACGGCATGCTGTCGAGCACGTGCGACTGCGCGGGATCGAGCCTCGGGTCGAACCCCTGCTTCGGGCCGCGATCGCCGTGCTCACACCCTGA